In Candidatus Hydrogenedentota bacterium, the following are encoded in one genomic region:
- a CDS encoding prepilin-type N-terminal cleavage/methylation domain-containing protein → MVSKKGFTLIELLVVIAIIGILAAILLPALARAREAARRSSCQNNLKQWGIVCKMFANESKGEVWPYCSIDHTNTDTNVAGKKMAAAMGAWQVYPEYCTDVMIMACPSAGRYDDYKATDFSLARNTLGGCDQNFVTYATTNKEKDNPCFGKEAAPRVVEPLVGSGTARARFYDCGLNPNACAPYWHTDLYTSRFTDVRSYRYFGRMIAQEWMTNTVDDYFAVGCYIMGSGSYNTTDSSIQWANRDNDFTPPPLPSGKEITIRRLREGIERFCITDINNPAGSATAQSELVVMYDESRAYSAGGGGVDANRFNHIPGGMNILFMDGHVEWARYHGHDAWPVNEFAFKYPIGITSGMDFP, encoded by the coding sequence ATGGTATCTAAGAAAGGTTTTACGCTGATTGAATTGTTGGTCGTTATCGCGATCATCGGTATTCTGGCCGCGATTCTTCTGCCGGCACTGGCGCGGGCCCGCGAAGCCGCGCGGCGTTCGAGCTGCCAGAATAACCTCAAGCAATGGGGCATCGTCTGCAAGATGTTCGCCAACGAGTCAAAAGGCGAAGTGTGGCCCTATTGCAGCATTGACCACACCAACACCGACACCAATGTCGCGGGCAAGAAGATGGCCGCTGCAATGGGCGCATGGCAGGTCTATCCGGAATACTGCACGGACGTCATGATCATGGCATGCCCGTCGGCCGGCCGGTATGACGACTACAAAGCCACCGATTTCAGTCTGGCCAGAAACACCCTGGGCGGCTGCGACCAGAACTTCGTCACCTATGCCACCACCAACAAGGAGAAGGACAACCCCTGCTTTGGCAAGGAAGCTGCCCCCCGGGTTGTTGAGCCGCTGGTTGGTTCCGGGACCGCCAGGGCGCGTTTCTACGATTGCGGTTTGAATCCGAATGCGTGCGCGCCGTACTGGCACACCGACCTTTACACCAGCCGGTTCACCGATGTCCGCAGCTACCGGTACTTCGGCCGCATGATCGCGCAAGAGTGGATGACCAACACGGTTGATGACTATTTCGCGGTCGGCTGCTACATCATGGGCAGCGGCTCGTACAACACGACAGACAGCAGCATTCAGTGGGCGAACAGAGACAACGACTTCACCCCTCCCCCGCTGCCGTCGGGCAAAGAGATCACCATTCGCCGGTTGCGTGAAGGCATCGAGCGGTTCTGCATCACCGACATCAACAATCCCGCGGGCTCGGCAACCGCGCAGTCTGAACTCGTTGTCATGTACGACGAGAGCCGTGCGTATTCTGCGGGCGGCGGCGGCGTTGATGCCAACCGGTTCAACCACATTCCGGGCGGCATGAACATCCTGTTCATGGACGGCCACGTGGAATGGGCTCGCTACCACGGGCACGATGCATGGCCGGTAAACGAATTCGCATTTAAGTACCCGATCGGCATCACTTCCGGCATGGACTTTCCGTGA
- a CDS encoding prepilin-type N-terminal cleavage/methylation domain-containing protein, whose protein sequence is MISKKGFTLIELLVVIAIIGILAAILLPALARAREAARRSSCQNNLKQWGIVFKMFANESKGERWPYNSIDHTNTSFAADKNMAVAPGAWEVYPEYCTDVMIAACPSAGRYDDYKATDFSLARNALGGCDTNSVTRATTDNDQNNPCFGKQAAPRVVEPLVGSGGTKARFYDCGINPNACAPYWHTDLYTSRFTDVRSYRYPGRMIEQSWMVNTALDYWAVGQSVMNNYTTGKWPGAPTSETNSSWRNRASDFSVTLPSGKEISIRRLREGIERFCITDINNPAGSALAQSEIVVMYDESRAYDAGGGGVDANRFNHIPGGMNILFMDGHVEWARYHGSELWPVNEFAYVVPPGCDPDNLDFP, encoded by the coding sequence ATGATATCCAAGAAAGGCTTTACGTTGATAGAGCTGCTGGTGGTGATCGCGATCATTGGCATTCTGGCCGCGATTCTTCTGCCGGCACTGGCGCGGGCCCGCGAAGCTGCGCGGCGTTCGAGCTGCCAGAACAACCTCAAACAATGGGGCATCGTTTTCAAGATGTTCGCCAACGAGTCCAAGGGCGAACGTTGGCCTTACAACAGCATTGACCACACGAATACGTCGTTCGCGGCTGACAAGAACATGGCCGTGGCCCCCGGCGCGTGGGAGGTGTATCCCGAATACTGCACAGACGTCATGATCGCCGCCTGCCCGTCAGCCGGCCGTTATGACGACTACAAAGCCACCGATTTCAGCCTGGCCAGAAACGCGTTGGGCGGCTGCGACACCAATTCGGTGACCCGTGCCACGACCGACAACGACCAGAATAACCCCTGCTTTGGCAAGCAAGCTGCCCCCCGAGTAGTGGAGCCGCTGGTAGGCTCCGGCGGCACAAAGGCGCGTTTCTACGATTGCGGCATCAACCCGAACGCGTGCGCGCCGTATTGGCACACCGACCTCTACACGAGCCGGTTCACCGATGTTCGCAGCTACCGCTATCCTGGCCGCATGATCGAGCAGTCCTGGATGGTGAACACTGCGCTGGACTACTGGGCGGTCGGGCAGAGCGTCATGAACAACTACACCACGGGGAAGTGGCCGGGCGCTCCTACTTCGGAAACCAATTCCTCGTGGCGTAATCGGGCGAGCGACTTCAGCGTCACGCTGCCTTCCGGCAAAGAGATCAGCATCCGCCGGTTGCGTGAGGGCATCGAGCGTTTCTGCATCACCGACATCAACAACCCCGCGGGCTCGGCCCTTGCGCAGTCGGAAATCGTTGTCATGTACGACGAGAGCCGTGCGTATGATGCGGGCGGCGGCGGCGTCGATGCCAACCGTTTCAACCACATTCCGGGCGGCATGAACATCCTGTTCATGGACGGCCACGTGGAATGGGCGCGGTACCATGGCAGCGAGCTTTGGCCGGTAAACGAATTCGCCTACGTGGTGCCGCCCGGCTGCGACCCCGACAATTTGGATTTCCCCTGA
- a CDS encoding AraC family transcriptional regulator yields the protein MNKLYGLIAERTVQRYGYILTAQRPLSVGYHEFTHVNGETPRPCEDLAWPGTVDHLSPENKRELPPHDHDHCELLLILGGKAVHRTQHYVAPLGRGDIVMTSPGQPHAFDQIDGIQRIECGCLSECVAHGSEDLWGEPGVLQLFLAPDALAPAGSLRVTHHRLNEENLALCIAEFRAMALELERGRPSLPYLRRCLGKLIIVVGRSYADSQGLDPSESLNEQLLDWLRIIENHASSNEPFRVSDLAKQYGLSPGHLARQFNKAVGVSPSQYFQHRRVQHACWLLLHTQHSVTDIAYALGFSDVPHFERVFHERRKMTPRAYRDRFSEKKP from the coding sequence ATGAATAAGTTGTACGGGCTGATCGCGGAGCGAACCGTCCAACGGTACGGCTACATATTGACTGCGCAGCGGCCGCTATCCGTTGGCTACCACGAGTTCACGCATGTGAACGGGGAAACCCCGCGTCCGTGCGAGGACTTGGCCTGGCCGGGTACGGTGGACCACCTCTCTCCCGAGAACAAGCGCGAACTGCCGCCGCACGACCACGATCATTGCGAGTTGCTGCTGATCCTCGGGGGCAAAGCCGTGCACCGCACGCAACACTACGTGGCGCCCCTGGGGCGGGGAGATATCGTCATGACGTCTCCGGGACAGCCCCACGCGTTCGACCAAATCGACGGCATCCAGCGGATCGAATGCGGGTGTTTGTCGGAATGTGTCGCACACGGCTCGGAGGACCTGTGGGGGGAGCCGGGCGTGCTTCAGCTTTTTCTGGCGCCCGATGCCCTGGCCCCGGCGGGAAGCCTCCGGGTAACCCATCACAGGCTGAATGAAGAGAATCTGGCGTTATGTATCGCGGAATTCCGGGCGATGGCGCTCGAGCTGGAACGGGGGAGGCCATCGCTTCCCTACCTCAGGCGCTGTCTGGGCAAGCTGATAATCGTGGTGGGGCGTTCGTACGCGGATTCCCAAGGGCTTGACCCTTCCGAAAGTCTGAACGAACAGCTTCTCGACTGGCTCAGGATAATCGAGAATCACGCCTCCTCGAACGAGCCGTTCCGCGTGTCTGACCTTGCGAAGCAGTATGGACTGTCGCCGGGCCATCTTGCGCGCCAGTTCAACAAAGCCGTTGGGGTCAGTCCGTCCCAGTATTTCCAGCACCGCCGCGTGCAGCACGCGTGCTGGCTGCTGCTGCACACCCAGCATTCGGTAACGGACATAGCCTACGCGCTTGGTTTTTCGGATGTTCCCCATTTCGAGAGAGTGTTCCACGAGCGGCGCAAGATGACGCCGCGCGCCTACCGCGACCGTTTCAGCGAAAAAAAGCCGTAA
- a CDS encoding uroporphyrinogen decarboxylase family protein: MTNDLSGKEILLAAIRNEQTPRPAWLPFVGVHGGKLIGKTATEYLQSADCVVEGLLKARELYKPDGLPVLFDLQMEAEVLGCNLQWADEVPPSVTSHPLTSRALGDLPEFDLAKGRYPIAKEALVRCREKMGSDVAFYGLITGPFTLASHLRGSELFLDMMTSSDEVHRLLDYCANVGCKAADFYLEHGADVIAVVDPMTSQISQQHFEHFIAQPLNKVFAHIAAKNGMSSLFVCGDATRNLELMCRTKCDNVQVDENIPLDLLKNLAHKYGKSFGGNLKLTVVLLLGSEADCMLDAIRCIDLAGLQGFILAPGCDLPYATPERNLIAVAQMVHDDYQRQVSRTSLKATQMESFDDIQLPDYGNKDVVFVDVITLDSSACAPCLYMIDAARNAAEHANCYVTVREHKVKTRDGIGYMCRLHVENIPSICIDGKLRFSSQIPDRHTLIAAIEARAKEKQGGGG; encoded by the coding sequence ATGACGAATGATCTGTCCGGGAAAGAGATCTTATTGGCGGCGATACGGAACGAGCAGACGCCCCGTCCGGCGTGGCTGCCCTTTGTGGGGGTTCATGGCGGAAAACTTATCGGCAAGACTGCGACCGAGTACCTGCAATCCGCGGACTGTGTGGTCGAGGGTTTGCTGAAAGCGCGGGAATTGTACAAGCCCGACGGGCTGCCGGTGTTGTTCGACCTGCAAATGGAAGCGGAGGTGCTGGGTTGTAACCTGCAGTGGGCTGACGAGGTGCCGCCGTCGGTCACGTCGCATCCGCTGACCTCGCGCGCTCTGGGCGATCTGCCCGAGTTCGACCTCGCAAAGGGGCGGTATCCCATCGCGAAGGAGGCCTTGGTGCGCTGCCGAGAGAAGATGGGCAGCGACGTGGCGTTTTACGGCCTGATTACCGGCCCGTTCACGCTGGCGTCGCACCTGCGCGGAAGCGAACTGTTTCTCGATATGATGACGTCGTCCGATGAGGTGCACCGGTTGTTGGATTACTGCGCGAATGTGGGCTGCAAGGCGGCGGATTTCTACCTCGAGCACGGGGCGGACGTAATCGCGGTGGTGGACCCGATGACGAGCCAGATATCTCAGCAGCATTTCGAACACTTCATTGCTCAGCCGCTGAACAAGGTCTTTGCCCACATTGCGGCGAAAAACGGGATGTCGTCGCTGTTCGTTTGCGGCGACGCGACGCGCAATCTCGAGTTGATGTGCCGCACGAAGTGCGACAACGTGCAGGTCGATGAAAACATTCCGCTGGACCTGCTCAAGAACCTGGCTCACAAATACGGCAAATCGTTCGGGGGCAATCTCAAGCTCACGGTGGTACTGCTCTTGGGCAGCGAAGCCGATTGCATGCTCGACGCCATCCGCTGCATCGACCTGGCGGGTCTTCAGGGCTTCATTCTGGCCCCCGGCTGCGATCTGCCGTACGCCACCCCGGAGCGCAACCTGATCGCGGTGGCCCAGATGGTGCACGACGACTATCAGCGCCAGGTGTCACGCACTTCCCTCAAGGCAACCCAGATGGAGTCGTTTGACGATATTCAGTTGCCCGATTACGGCAACAAGGACGTGGTGTTTGTGGACGTCATCACCCTGGATTCGTCGGCCTGCGCGCCCTGCCTGTACATGATTGACGCCGCGCGCAACGCCGCCGAACACGCCAACTGCTATGTCACCGTGCGTGAGCACAAGGTCAAAACGCGCGACGGCATCGGTTACATGTGCCGGCTCCACGTCGAGAACATCCCGTCGATCTGCATCGACGGCAAGCTGCGCTTTTCTTCGCAAATCCCGGACCGCCACACCTTGATAGCCGCTATCGAGGCGCGGGCAAAGGAAAAGCAGGGAGGCGGCGGATGA
- a CDS encoding GTP-binding protein: MTALSLVTGFLGSGKTTYLRRLVNQYRDRRLVFLVNEFSPVDIDGPLLGSVEDDVLSLPGGSIFCTCLVTEFISTLKSIPERFGREAPVEGVIIEASGIANPKVVERMLRETRLDEHYALSTIVTIVDPGTFPVLRHTLPNIVAQVEASDTVILNKVDVFDAKTLESVEEDLRRIHPGVRIVRATYCEVALDVLAMPQYRGLEGEYAPCADPNYARFTVKVPVPLDEARLRAALEGVRTVLFRMKGFVPGPSGSLYLDYSGSGLTLAPAAEPHPAHELAIIASGPRYEEARRFVEALKRGACNA; encoded by the coding sequence ATGACCGCGCTGAGCCTGGTCACCGGATTCCTGGGCAGCGGCAAGACCACGTATTTGCGCCGGCTCGTCAACCAGTACCGCGACCGCCGGCTGGTGTTCCTGGTCAACGAATTCTCTCCGGTGGACATCGACGGGCCCCTCCTCGGGAGCGTCGAGGATGACGTCCTATCGCTGCCCGGCGGCAGCATCTTCTGCACATGCCTCGTAACGGAATTCATCAGCACCCTCAAGAGCATCCCCGAGCGGTTCGGCAGAGAGGCGCCGGTGGAGGGCGTCATCATCGAAGCCAGCGGCATCGCGAACCCGAAAGTCGTCGAGCGCATGCTCCGCGAGACCAGACTCGACGAACATTACGCCCTCAGCACCATCGTCACCATCGTCGATCCCGGCACGTTCCCCGTTCTCAGGCACACGTTGCCCAACATCGTAGCCCAGGTAGAGGCCAGCGATACCGTCATCCTCAACAAAGTCGATGTGTTCGACGCGAAAACCCTCGAATCCGTCGAAGAGGACCTCCGTCGTATTCACCCCGGGGTGCGGATCGTCCGTGCAACATATTGTGAGGTCGCTCTGGATGTCCTAGCGATGCCGCAATACCGCGGGCTGGAGGGGGAATACGCGCCGTGCGCGGATCCCAATTACGCGCGATTCACCGTGAAGGTGCCGGTTCCCCTCGATGAAGCCAGACTGCGCGCGGCACTGGAGGGCGTGAGGACGGTTCTGTTTCGCATGAAGGGTTTCGTGCCGGGGCCGTCGGGCAGCCTTTACCTCGATTATTCGGGCTCGGGCCTGACCCTCGCACCGGCCGCGGAACCGCATCCCGCCCACGAACTCGCCATCATCGCCAGCGGGCCCCGCTACGAAGAAGCCCGCCGTTTTGTCGAAGCTCTCAAACGCGGCGCCTGCAACGCCTGA
- a CDS encoding DUF4838 domain-containing protein — protein sequence MGKRRGWILVILAVAAVGLGSGGCARLGAPRGKGPLTLADNGQTDFFIVIAEDASPSTSHGAAELQHYLREITGAVFPVQTDAVAMGKHEIILGDSKHLRQLDTRVDFDALGDEGYVLRTVGPHLVIAGGALRGNLYGVYGLLEDHFGCKWFTTAVSRVPKQPRLKFGPINETKAPVLEYREPFVMDCFDGNWCARNRMNSSAASLEEKHGGKVRFGNGMFVHTFNSLVPPDTCFDEHPEYFSEIGGKRVKDHTQLCCTNPDVVRIVTEEVKKRIAADPGAFVYSVSQNDWDNHCECAVCQALAEKEGSQMAPVLQLVNQVAEEIEKVYPDKAIETLAYQWTRKAPKTMRPRPNVIIRLCSIECCFMHPLATCDSEQNRAFRRDAEAWAKVANRLWVWDYVTSFRHYLVPFPNLRVRDDNIRFFIRNNVVGIFEQDTYTTRNGEFNELSGYLNAKLLWDPEYGEDQAIDEFLEAVYGKASRPIRAYLDMLHDKVEKENIHCDIWIGPKEAPYLTEDVMAKGEKLWDSAEAAVADQPAVLERVKIARLCHEYSWLEQNRLKGNVLYEFDHANFAVQPRPDFQRRVQSFFEVARKASVTWMDEGTISLDAYAESFAVALQGGRQTLEPLEPVAVANPQPGIAFQAYTGGWDALPDVTGLTPAGEGVATHVHLDAWPDGGGFALRFSGFFLAPNDGIYTFAIGSNDGSRLTIGAKVVDNDGLHSLRERSAQVALRKGYHPIAVEYFQAGGAKELYLRYDGPGISNRPIPPSAFYHDAG from the coding sequence ATGGGGAAACGCCGGGGATGGATTCTGGTGATATTGGCGGTGGCGGCGGTCGGCTTGGGGAGCGGCGGTTGCGCGCGGCTGGGCGCACCTCGGGGAAAAGGCCCGCTGACGCTGGCCGATAACGGCCAAACGGATTTCTTCATTGTGATTGCGGAGGACGCCTCGCCTTCGACCAGTCACGGCGCGGCCGAACTGCAGCATTACCTACGCGAAATCACTGGGGCGGTGTTCCCGGTACAAACCGACGCCGTAGCGATGGGCAAGCACGAGATCATCCTGGGCGACAGCAAACACCTGCGCCAGCTCGACACCCGGGTGGATTTCGATGCGCTGGGCGATGAAGGCTACGTGCTCCGCACGGTGGGCCCGCATTTGGTGATTGCCGGGGGCGCGTTGCGGGGCAATCTCTACGGCGTGTACGGCCTGCTCGAAGACCACTTCGGCTGCAAGTGGTTTACCACTGCCGTGAGCCGCGTTCCGAAACAGCCCAGGCTGAAGTTCGGCCCCATAAACGAGACCAAGGCGCCGGTTTTGGAGTACCGGGAACCGTTCGTTATGGATTGTTTTGACGGCAACTGGTGCGCCCGCAACCGGATGAACAGCAGCGCGGCCTCGCTCGAGGAGAAGCATGGCGGCAAGGTGCGTTTCGGCAACGGCATGTTCGTGCACACGTTCAATTCTCTCGTCCCGCCGGATACCTGTTTCGATGAGCATCCCGAGTACTTCTCGGAAATAGGCGGCAAACGGGTCAAGGACCACACGCAACTCTGCTGCACCAACCCGGACGTGGTGCGCATCGTCACCGAAGAGGTTAAGAAGCGCATCGCGGCGGACCCCGGCGCCTTCGTGTACTCGGTGTCGCAGAACGACTGGGACAACCATTGCGAGTGCGCGGTCTGCCAGGCCCTGGCCGAGAAGGAAGGGTCGCAGATGGCGCCAGTCCTGCAGTTGGTCAACCAGGTCGCGGAAGAAATCGAGAAGGTATACCCCGACAAGGCCATCGAGACCCTTGCCTACCAGTGGACGCGCAAGGCCCCGAAGACGATGCGGCCCCGGCCAAACGTCATCATCCGGCTGTGCAGCATCGAATGCTGTTTCATGCATCCCCTGGCCACCTGCGACAGCGAGCAGAACCGCGCGTTCCGGCGGGACGCCGAGGCCTGGGCCAAGGTCGCGAACCGGCTCTGGGTATGGGATTACGTGACCAGTTTCCGCCATTACCTCGTGCCGTTCCCGAACCTCCGGGTGCGTGACGACAACATTCGGTTCTTCATCCGGAACAACGTGGTGGGCATCTTCGAGCAGGACACCTACACGACGCGGAACGGCGAGTTCAACGAGCTGAGCGGCTATCTCAACGCGAAGCTCTTGTGGGACCCTGAATATGGCGAGGACCAGGCCATTGACGAGTTTCTCGAAGCGGTGTACGGCAAGGCATCCAGACCCATCCGTGCCTACCTCGATATGCTCCACGACAAAGTCGAGAAGGAGAACATCCACTGCGACATCTGGATCGGGCCCAAGGAGGCGCCTTACCTGACGGAAGACGTGATGGCGAAGGGCGAGAAGCTGTGGGACAGTGCGGAGGCCGCCGTCGCGGACCAGCCGGCGGTTCTCGAACGCGTAAAGATTGCCCGGCTCTGCCATGAATACAGCTGGCTCGAACAAAACCGGCTCAAGGGCAATGTGCTGTACGAGTTCGACCACGCCAATTTCGCGGTCCAGCCCCGGCCGGATTTTCAGAGGCGCGTGCAATCGTTCTTCGAGGTGGCGCGCAAGGCCAGCGTAACGTGGATGGACGAAGGCACTATCAGCCTGGATGCCTATGCCGAAAGCTTCGCGGTTGCGTTGCAGGGCGGCAGGCAGACTCTTGAACCTCTGGAGCCGGTGGCGGTGGCGAATCCGCAACCCGGCATCGCGTTTCAAGCGTACACCGGCGGATGGGACGCGTTGCCGGACGTGACGGGTCTTACGCCCGCCGGGGAAGGTGTGGCCACGCACGTGCATCTTGACGCCTGGCCTGACGGGGGCGGTTTCGCGCTGCGTTTCTCGGGATTCTTCCTGGCGCCCAACGACGGCATCTATACCTTCGCCATCGGTTCAAACGACGGCAGCCGTCTGACCATCGGCGCCAAGGTTGTTGATAACGACGGGCTTCACTCCCTTCGGGAACGGTCCGCTCAGGTGGCGCTTCGAAAAGGGTACCATCCCATCGCCGTAGAGTACTTTCAGGCGGGCGGGGCCAAGGAATTGTATCTGCGTTACGACGGTCCCGGCATCAGCAACCGTCCGATCCCTCCATCGGCGTTTTATCACGACGCGGGATAA